CTGAACATTACCCGACACACAGTCAGCACTCCAGCTTCCGTCCAGTTTTAGTGCACGACTGCAAATATTGTTTATCTTGCTAATACTCTACCTTTGGTGATAAAACCAATCTAACAATGATTGAACACAGATGAGTCAAAACATGTAAAACCATACACAAAACATTACAAAGGTTATTCTCTTCTTATGGTCACATTGCTGTAAGATTTTACATTCCCCACAGTCTTATAATATacatatcaaatatttaatacGTCTTAAATGAGCACATCTTTTTAGCCAGTCGGAGGAGTTCTGACCCCGGTGTAGATCGTCTCTTCTGTTGCTGCTttgacttttctcttctctcttttgtccGTTCTAATCTTAGAAAAAGTCGGTGCAGAATAAACCAACGAGTCCTCAGCGCTctgagaaaataacaaaaaatagtttgaagtcaGTATGCTGTTGATAAAGCTGTGCAGAGTATGTATCATGAATTTAGTTTCAACAGCAACATGAGGGTGAAACTTTTGACCTGCGAGAAAGTTTGCATGAGCGCTATAAACGACCAACGGTATAAACGACCGCATAAACGACCAACGGTTAACGGGTGGACAACTTTCTCGCCGTGAATCAGTCAAAGTCTGTCTAAGTAGTTCTGACAAATAATGTTAGCATGCGTTGCTAACTCATCAGGGGACAGTAAGGTTATTCATACAACATCAGGTCATTATATGATAATATCAGCTACCTGAGAAAAAATAGGATGAGCCTGCAGATATTTCTATAAACttgtaaaaagcaaaacaatattcCAACAAATGATTCTCGTTGAATCTTTTCTGAAGTATCTCACCTGCTGGCGTCGTCGATCTGCTGCAGGATGTGTTTGCAGATCTTCAGCAGCTGTgatatcaatttaaaaaaaaaatgtaaacgttTAATTTACACAAAGATATAAAGTTAATATTTGCtcaatactttattttatttattggagataATGTTCTGTTACCTTTGCTGGAATCACACGATTTAGTCTTGATGATATGAATCAGGAAAGCTATAATAATCAAGCTTATAGCCAAAGCAGCTGATAACAGAAACAGAGCTATTACGGCCGTCTGATTGTCGGCTCctgaaaacatataaaaacatattgtgtTAAGATGTTACACTAAAATCTTCCAGGTAGATTcaattgtttgaaaatgaatgttaaaaaatgattcatattgAATGCTCTGCAGTTACCTTTGATGTCAATCTTTGTCCCTTTTCCAAACAATATCTCTCCACATGCGGCCACAGCACAGAAATAAGTCGAGGCGTCGGAGGAGTTGACGGTCTTTGAGAAGCTGTAGACACATTTCTGTGGAGAGTGAGCCTCTGGACTCTCCTCACATCCTCCAGATCTGTTTCCATGAGTGTAAATGACACTGTGTTTCCCTggacatgtgttgttttcagactcAGAGAGAACAGAACACTGCAGAGTCATCGGGTCTCCTGGGTGGACTGGATCCTGTGAAATGTCTTGAACGACTGAGGTGATACTGGGCTCTGGTCCTGAATAAAttcaacacaaagtaaatatgcTGGATTTGATAAAAATATTCTCAATTTGGAATGTTTGCTTTTAGTAAGAGgttagttttttaaaattatttttatttacctttaatctgcagaaatgttccttttaaaactgtcattttaatACCCTCTTGTTTCACACAAAAGTAAAGTCCAGTGTCTCCGACTTTTGCTTTATCGATAATCATGACAAACGTTccagatttttgttttgctgtgatTCGAGGAGTTTTGTGAACGTCGTCATATTCAAAGCTAAATGTTCCTCCCAAAACCTCAGGCAAATCTCCAGAAACGAGCCGGAGCCAGAATAATTGTGTTGAATACCAAGAAGCGTTACGAGGACACGTCAGAGtcacatcatctccaacaccaacagtCTTTGTCTCAAAGTTCTCATAGATGGTGcatcctgaagaaaataaatatatgtcagTGTTTAACAACAGAGAAAGATCATGTATGCTCtgtgctaaaaataaaacatattaacccTTAAAAGATCAGAATTAGACGAGAAGATTGGACATAAACTTACGACCATGTGTGAGCGTCagtagaaaaacaagaacagacttcattttctccttcgTCCACTTAATACAGCAGTAGAATGAACTCGTATGAGAAGCTGCTTCTCCTTCATAGAACCATATAAAGTAGGAGGGAACAATCACAGAGCAATCTGATTGGCCCTTCATTATGAGGGTATTACTTTACAACCACAGTGGAATTTTTTTTGACCGTCTTTCAAGCTAAAGCACATGAAACAATAGAAGCAGCAAGCTTCTGTTTCAAGTTTTCATGGTGGGTTTCTGTACCTGCTGCTGAGCGGAAACACACTAACTACAGTTATCATTAGTATTTTCCACTCTGTATAAAAGAAGCATACGTATGAACACTGAAGTCAACCAGTTATTTGTGAAAGCATCAATTTTGAAGTCAAAAGTCTTTGGATGAGGATGTCGACACACATTGTCTGGTTGAGCTGCACGTGCCCAGGAAAATCTCAGAATCTATTTGTCTGGTCTGTTCTTGCTGTCCCCCAAAACACTTGAAGACAAATGTTATATCAAGACGCTTTACAGAGAGCAGGTAAAGAcgttactcattgttatgttacaaaataaTATTAGGATAGACTACCtcccataatacatttagagactgtaggtaccacgagcagacctgataactgaaggctctacctcccatagtacatttagagaccataCCACGAGCAgtcctgataactgaaggctctacctcccatagtacatttagagactgtaggtaccatgagcaggcctgataactgaaggctctacctcccatagtacatttagagactgtaggtaccacgagcaggcctgataactgaaggctctacctcccatagtacatttagagactgtaccacgagcaggtctgataactgaaggctctacctcccgtagtacatttagagaccgtaggtaccacgagcaggcctgataactgaaggctctacctcccatagtatatTTAGAGACTCTAGGTActacgagcaggtctgataactgaaggctctacctcccataatacatttagagactgtaggtaccacgagcaggcctgataactgaaggctctacctcccataatacatttagagaccgtaggtaccacgagcaggcctgataactgaaggctctacctcccataatacatttagagactgtaggtaccacgagcaggcctgataactgaaggctctacctcccatagtacatttagagaccgtaccacgagcaggcctgataactgaaggctctacctcccatagtacatttagagactgtaggtaccatgagcaggcctgataactgaaggctctacctcccgtagtacatttagagaccgtaggtaccacgagcaggcctgataactgaaggctctacctcccatagtacatttagagactgtaggtaccacgagcaggcctgataactgaaggctctacctcccatagtatatttagagactgtaccacgagcaggtctgataactgaaggctctacctcccgtagtacatttagagaccgtaggtaccacgagcaggcctgataactgaaggctctacctcccatagtacatttagagactgtaggtaccacgagcaggcctgataactgaaggctctacctcccatagtacatttagagactgtaggtaccacgagcaggcctgataactgaaggttctaagataagataagataagataagataatcctttatttatcccacaatggggaaatttacaatgttacagcagcaaagagcaaagattgcagacaaaaagtgaacacagtacaatttaaattaaaaaaaaagaaaaaataagaatgtacaaaaaaaaaatagataaaaaaaaaaaaaaatcagcttttgacaaaagtgtagtccGTAATATTCcatgtaacacagacatgcacacagtgcacataaagtgtaacatgttattgcacaaagtggtttgataaacataatataacattaatataacattattattgcttATTGCACAAAGTCAGATTGAATTgtccagttgtgtgtgtgttttgtgatctactgggagcaggcttggttaaacagtctgaccgcagcaggaaggaaggacct
This is a stretch of genomic DNA from Labrus bergylta chromosome 9, fLabBer1.1, whole genome shotgun sequence. It encodes these proteins:
- the LOC136180009 gene encoding uncharacterized protein; protein product: MGGCTIYENFETKTVGVGDDVTLTCPRNASWYSTQLFWLRLVSGDLPEVLGGTFSFEYDDVHKTPRITAKQKSGTFVMIIDKAKVGDTGLYFCVKQEGIKMTVLKGTFLQIKGPEPSITSVVQDISQDPVHPGDPMTLQCSVLSESENNTCPGKHSVIYTHGNRSGGCEESPEAHSPQKCVYSFSKTVNSSDASTYFCAVAACGEILFGKGTKIDIKGNCRAFNMNHFLTFIFKQLNLPGRF